In Daucus carota subsp. sativus chromosome 4, DH1 v3.0, whole genome shotgun sequence, one DNA window encodes the following:
- the LOC108216643 gene encoding uncharacterized protein LOC108216643: MELWKRARTLAEETAKRSHDFTVEAARKSQAFTAEAARRSQDFSIGSSKLADIVSEASRKADLIRVEAIKRADQIKSKIPNASALSKIGVSSHEEEEEDLERFGVTEELTDFVRNISVSTFKEFPLQDDTEMSDIPTVSNIRQDLTKWQEVHAKLVLSTVKEISKLRYELCPRVMKERKFWRIYFILVNSHVAPYEKRYNEDARRRSAEEVKNDMKSSEVGTLSKSETGKTVQKTKSVSSAAAEQDLDVFLLGDLGDSDDAPDGKDEGFDDDDDFDKL, translated from the exons ATGGAGCTATGGAAACGAGCTCGCACATTAGCCGAAGAGACCGCGAAGCGCTCGCACGATTTCACCGTGGAAGCTGCTCGCAAATCTCAGGCATTCACGGCGGAAGCTGCTAGGCGATCGCAGGACTTCTCTATCGGATCTTCCAAACTCGCCGACATTGTTTCCGAAGCGTCTAGAAAGGCCGATTTGATCAGAGTCGAGGCGATTAAGCGAGCTGATCAAATCAAGTCTAAGATTCCTAATGCTTCTGCTCTTTCGAAAATCGGTGTTTCGAGTCACGAGGAGGAAGAGGAGGATTTGGAGAGGTTCGGAGTTACGGAGGAGTTAACAGATTTTGTTAGGAATATCTCCGTTAGTACGTTTAAGGAGTTTCCGTTACAAG ATGACACTGAAATGTCTGATATACCCACAGTCTCAAATATTCGCCAGGATCTTACAAAATGGCAAGAAGTACATGCCAAACTTGTTCTTTCTACCGTGAAG GAGATCTCAAAGTTAAGGTACGAGTTATGCCCACGAGTCATGAAGGAAAGAAAGTTCTGGAGGATATACTTTATTCTTGTTAACAGTCATGTGGCTCC GTATGAAAAGCGATATAATGAAGATGCAAGGAGGAGATCTGCTGAAGAAGTAAAAAATGACATGAAGAGTTCAGAAGTTGGAACACTTTCCAAATCAGAAACTGGGAAGACAGTCCAGAAAACTAAGAGTGTTTCCTCGGCAGCTGCAGAGCAGGACTTAGATGTATTTCTCTTGGGGGATCTTGGTGACAGTGATGATGCTCCAG ACGGTAAAGATGAAGGATTCGATGACGATGACGACTTTGACAAGCTATAA